The window AAAAGTTGCAAGCATAGAATATAGGGCAAAGTGTGCAGCGTGCGTGGATGGGGTGCTATGAACATGATGGATAGGGGCCCATACAGCGCAGAGGCTTCGCTAATAAATAAACCTAGTGTAAACACATGGACACTCTGCCATGATGGCGTTATCTGTAGACTGAAGTGACTGGTCGGTGACGGTTCTTTCCAAGCCAGAGGACCTACCTTCCTCGTGCTCCATTCCGTGCAAAGGGACGAGGTGAGTTCTGGCGTTACACCTCCCCGGTGGAAGACGGCGGTGTCACCAGACAAAGCTAGGTCTGGCAATAGGCATTGAGATAAAATGTTCACTTCCAATGCTTCGCCCATACACTCACACATGCAGTCCTGGAGGTTCACAGAGTAGAAGTTGCACGACTTCTCCTGCCACGTGCTTGAATTCACTCCTGCCGGACAATCCTGGGCACCCAAGCCAGGTTTTGCATGGATCACCAATGAATCCACATCGCAATTCCCGGATTTTCCGATATCCTTGGTGGGGCGCCATCTAGAAACAGGTTGGGTTGAGGCTTGACAGTGTGTCCACGATGATTTCGTTGCCAGAAACAACCAGCTTCGACTCATCATCTCAAGTCTGCGCAAGTGCGAGTGGGTATCTGTGGTATATTTGTACCTTCACCACGCCCTGGTATGCCGGTTGCTGCGACATCAACCCttgtcaccaacaacccgtGGGCTGTCCGCTCACTGCTCAGGGAGAGCCAGTGACGTCCACGATATCCACATTCACATCGCCATCCTCGCGTGAAGCTACCGCGACCATCACAACTACCGCCGACATCTCTTCGCAAATAACGCTCCCGGCCTCCATCTTTCCGGCCACCCAAGAAGACAACCAAGAGGACAGCCATGGTATGACGATCTCAATCAACGCTCTCGTCGGGGTCGTGGTGGGCTGTACCATTGCGGTCATATTCGTGGCCCTCGTAACTTGCATGTGGTGGAGTCAGCGACGGCGGGAAAGGGATGAGAAGCGTCAACAAGCACAGAGACTGGCATCGCCACGGCTTGTGGACGAGGAGCTTGTTCCCCCGGGCCTAGAAGGCGTTTTCAACCCCATGGCTTCGGATGGCCCAGGCAGTATTTTCGATCGCGCTGAAGGTAAGCCTAGCTCTCCTCGAAATCTGGGCTGTTTGAGATATCCGAGCTGACTGTTGACTGCTCGTCAATCAAGGCCGCATGTCCAAGATATCTCACGAAAGCGGATCGTTCCCCATCCTACCACCACTCCGCGATAGTTACTTGAGCGGCAGTACGCCCAGAAAACTTGCGACGAGCCCACTATCACCAAACACGCCAAACACTTCATCAACTACGCCCAAATCTGCCGAGCTCGACTCAAGTCCAATGTGCGAACTTTCCTCTTCTGACCCCCCCAAACACGGAAAGTTGCC is drawn from Podospora pseudocomata strain CBS 415.72m chromosome 1 map unlocalized CBS415.72m_1, whole genome shotgun sequence and contains these coding sequences:
- a CDS encoding uncharacterized protein (EggNog:ENOG503P8N2), whose translation is MISLPETTSFDSSSQVCASASGYLWYICTFTTPWYAGCCDINPCHQQPVGCPLTAQGEPVTSTISTFTSPSSREATATITTTADISSQITLPASIFPATQEDNQEDSHGMTISINALVGVVVGCTIAVIFVALVTCMWWSQRRRERDEKRQQAQRLASPRLVDEELVPPGLEGVFNPMASDGPGSIFDRAEGRMSKISHESGSFPILPPLRDSYLSGSTPRKLATSPLSPNTPNTSSTTPKSAELDSSPMCELSSSDPPKHGKLPCPQQEDKPRADQPTAGDAEQYSARTRVQHRCK